AGTATCTGTAGGTTGGGCGGGCAGAAGGGTATGCCGGAGGGTTGCCGAGGGGTATGCCCCCTGGCTTGCCCCCTGGCCTGCCGACCGGCTTACCTCTTGGGTGACCGGAAGGGTCAGTTAGGCCGGTGGTTAAAATAAAAGTATGATTGAAATGGTTAAAGAGATTGTCAATTAATAAATACAGTAGGATAAAACATTAAAAATTGGTGGGAAAAGAATATACTTATCTTTAATTTATTATAATTGCCCCAAACATCAACAATATCTATCTATAGTTAAAGGAAGAGTATAATCGAGTTTGATTACTGAGACTGTCTATTAACAAAAACAACAGGACGAAACATTAAAAACTGAAGAAAAAGAATGTAAATTATCTTTAATTTACCAGAATTTTCCAAGACATAGACAATATCTCGTAAAGAAATACGACGGTCTTGACTCTACCGGGGTTTCTCCAATATTGACAATATCTCTGGTTAAAGGAAAAGTATAACTGAGTTGATTGCTGAGATTATCTATTAACAAAAACAACAGGACGAAACATTAAAAAACTGGGAGAAAAGAATATACCTATCTTTAATTTACCAGATTTTCCAAACATTTACAATATCTATAATGTACCTCTTATTATTAACTCTTAATTTCTAAACCCAAAAATAAACAACGCCCGGGTCGTGGATAATCAAAATCATTAAGACTGTTACCAAATTGTTCTGAAAACATCGTATCAAATAAGTTCTCTAATTTTATAAAAAGATTTAGATTTTGTGATATCCTCTGACTAATATGTAAAGAAAAAACAAAATAAGCCGGGAGTTGTTTGGTCTGCAGTATAATTTGGGGTAAAGAGTCATAAATAGGATAGTAATTATATCGCGAACTTACATATCTACTGTTAATATTTATCGTCGTTCCTAAATCGTTTTCAATGTTTAAACTGGGCGAAAAGGTGAATTGAGGCACATAAGCCTGTTTTCTTCTTTTATAGGCAAATTCTCTTTGTTGTGTAAACCAATCATCAAATATCATTTCTTTCCGAATCTGTTCAGCATATTGAATTGTCCCGGAATACTTAAATGAGACACCGGACATAAGTCCTATTTTACCGGTAAATTCCAGGCCAATAATAGTTGCGGTATCAACATTAAATGGCTGCCAGGTATCGCCGTTCAATGGTAGCCAACTGATTAAGTTATTTATCTTTCGCGCAAACATTGTGGCGGACAAAGATAAATTGCTATTATTGAAATCGAAGCCCAGTTGTCCTGTATTACCGTATTCTGGTTTAATTTTTGAATTGCCTGCTATATAAGCTGATTTGGGCCAATACATGTCATTCATTGTTGGTGCACGAAAAGCACGCCCTACATGAAGTCGAAATTTCAATTCAGGAGTAACCGTTGCAGTCAAACCTAAGGCCGGACTAAAAAATTCTTGAAACAATGGATGCCAATCAAATCTTAAACTGACAAAGGGTTTAAAGATTCGATTAAAATCAGAAGTTCCTTCTGAAAATAGCGCAAATTTATATTGTCGCGGATGCCAAAAAGTATCTTGGGTTTGGGCAGAAAATTTATCATATTCGTAATCGATACCTACAACAATATTGCCGACTGCCGAGAACTGATAATTATTCAATAAGTTTAGATTAATCACTTTTGACGAATAAAAGTCATTATAAAACGAAGTATCAGGACTAAATTGGTCAACCCATTTAAAGTTGGTATTATTTAGTGAATAATAGCCGTTGAATTTAATCTGCCATTTTGGTCTTAGTTCAAAATCGCTCAATAATTTTATGAGATATAAAGTATCTTTTTGTCGGTTAAAACAAGAAGTGGCGGTTCTATCACCATATAATGGTATTTTAGCAGTATTAGGTTTGGGACCGGGTAAACCAAGTTCTTTTGTCGTATATCTTAAGTCGATTCGGATGCGGTTCGTTTGATTAAAATGATAACCACTACTAATGCCAAAACCTTGGGTCAAACAGTCATCATTAGTTCGTAGACCATTGGTCTGACTGCGATAAATATCAAAGATTGTGCCTAATTTATCAAAACGACTCTTAAGTGAAATATTGATATTTGATGTTCGAAAAGAGCCATAGTTAATGCCGAGATTATATTCTATCGGTTTAGTAATAGCAAATGGATTTTGAGTTATCAAATTGACAACACCGGCTAATGCATTAGCGCCATATAAACTTGAGATTGGTCCTTTAACAACTTCAATTCGACTAAGGTTATGCACAGGAAATAGTCCGATATCTGCAATGCCAAGCGACGGAGAATTTATTGCTAAACCGTCTAATAACAATAGCGATTGCTGACTTGTCGCTCCCAAAAGACTGATAGTTGATGCTCCATTAATCAAAGAATAATTTCGAATATCAACACCAGCAGTTCCAGATAAGATGGAAGCAATGTCACCCAATGTCTTAATTTTAATTTCGTCTTGGGAAATAAATAGTGTACTTATGGGCAAAGAATAGAGATTATTTTTGATTCTACTGGCGGTGACAAAAATCGTATCCGTTACTAATTCTTGAGATAAACACAAAGTTGGAATTAAACAAAAAAGGAGAAATAAGGGTGTTTTGGTAATCATAAATCATCCTTTCCGCACAAGGCGATTTAAATTTGGCTATAAGTATACGGTTATTTGCTATAACCACATACTTGTATGCCGAATCTGAAGGACAGGTCTCCTGACTCACGGTTTCAGTTATTGCTGTTGCCTTCCCGTCTTTTCAAAATGCTGAAGGGTTAGTTTGTATATGTTTTGACAGTGGCAGACAGCAGTTTGTACCCGTTTACAGTGGGTGGGACCGTGGCTGATTTTCACAGCCTTCCCTGCCCAATTCTCTTCAAAGAACTGGGTCCGCTTAAACACGGACTTCCTTCAGAATTTATGCATAATTATATTTAAACACCAGAAAAAGTCAAGTTTTTATAAAAGGAGGAAGCGTCAAGAATTTCAGAGGGATTCGTTAGCCGGATTATTATTTAGAAATTACGAAAATATAGTAAATAACACAATTACCCGTTTGCTATTAGCCATTGCAATTTACCCAAGATGCTATGTTTTTAACACCAAATGATTTTAACGAATTTCTTATTGCTGTGAGATACAAAAGTAGTTTTCTGACTTAGAAAATTTTTAGTTATGACAATATATTTTATAGTCCGTAATGTTTTGCCACTTCTTTTAATAAGAAGCGTCGCGGAAGAATTTTTCCTAAAATCAATAAAGATTTAGCATCCCGGCCAATACCGTAATAAAATTTTTTGCGTTTTCGCTGAATAATTTTCAAGATAAGTTCAGCAATTTCTTTGGGGTCGCCGCCT
The sequence above is drawn from the candidate division WOR-3 bacterium genome and encodes:
- a CDS encoding TonB-dependent receptor, coding for MITKTPLFLLFCLIPTLCLSQELVTDTIFVTASRIKNNLYSLPISTLFISQDEIKIKTLGDIASILSGTAGVDIRNYSLINGASTISLLGATSQQSLLLLDGLAINSPSLGIADIGLFPVHNLSRIEVVKGPISSLYGANALAGVVNLITQNPFAITKPIEYNLGINYGSFRTSNINISLKSRFDKLGTIFDIYRSQTNGLRTNDDCLTQGFGISSGYHFNQTNRIRIDLRYTTKELGLPGPKPNTAKIPLYGDRTATSCFNRQKDTLYLIKLLSDFELRPKWQIKFNGYYSLNNTNFKWVDQFSPDTSFYNDFYSSKVINLNLLNNYQFSAVGNIVVGIDYEYDKFSAQTQDTFWHPRQYKFALFSEGTSDFNRIFKPFVSLRFDWHPLFQEFFSPALGLTATVTPELKFRLHVGRAFRAPTMNDMYWPKSAYIAGNSKIKPEYGNTGQLGFDFNNSNLSLSATMFARKINNLISWLPLNGDTWQPFNVDTATIIGLEFTGKIGLMSGVSFKYSGTIQYAEQIRKEMIFDDWFTQQREFAYKRRKQAYVPQFTFSPSLNIENDLGTTININSRYVSSRYNYYPIYDSLPQIILQTKQLPAYFVFSLHISQRISQNLNLFIKLENLFDTMFSEQFGNSLNDFDYPRPGRCLFLGLEIKS